The Engraulis encrasicolus isolate BLACKSEA-1 unplaced genomic scaffold, IST_EnEncr_1.0 scaffold_171_np1212, whole genome shotgun sequence genomic interval GCAGGTAGTGTCCCTCAGCATCACACTGGGGGCGGTAGGAGCCCAACACACGCACGCTGGCCGCCGCTACAGCACACGAAGGGTTAATTGGGGACTctggaggaagagagcagagagagagagagagagagagagagagagagagagagagagagagagagagagagagagagagagagagagagagagaggttacacTAGGTAGTGTCCCTCAGCATCACACTGGGGACGATAGCATCCCAACACATGCACAGCAGCTGCTACAACACACGAAGGATTAATTGGGGActctggaggaagagaggaaaagagagagagagagagagagagagagagagagagagagagagagagagagagagagagagagagagagagatgtgttgctGCTGGTTAGTGGCCCTCAAAGTCACACTGGGGCCCACAGGACGCACTGAGGATGACATAGCACACAAAGGATTCACAGGGAAAtctgaaggatggagagaggagaacgaGGGGTTAATGGGGGagtctggaggaagaggagagaggagaggagagaagaggggagagagaggagaggagtggagaggaggaggagagagagaggagaggagacgacttcgccatttcacactgaagaagggagtaagcccgaaacgtctgtgatgtgaggcgaataaaaatgaaaaaagaaatctgatgagtgcttctttattcacttacttttgagatttgagttcattcattgacgaagttaagcacccggtgtaaagtataagaagacaaggtgttgagcgtgcttcctgatccttctatgTATCAAAATACTCCCCCTCCCTTTATTTAAAatttcaaaataaaagaaaatacaatACTTTCTCCTGAACTATGCAATTACAAAGTAGGAACACTAGATGCTGCTAGAGATCAAATTGTATGTAAGTGGAACTTGTACACGTATAGGTGTTTGTCTGGGAAAGTAATCCAAAGGTTGACAGTTCAATTCCCAAGTAACATTGTAAGGTGGTGGGTACAGGTGACCACCTAAATACAGGTTGTTAACTAATACACAGCTTCAAAGTCTGTATTATTGAATATACACTGTAGTATGGAAAACACCAGTCTTGATGAAATATGACCAATAATTGAAATTACCATGCAAAGCAGCAAGGGTGCAACATAGATCATAATGCTGCACCACACATCGGCCACAAGATGGCACTCTAAGGCCAGAAATGGTATATTAGTGAAGCTTTGCAAAGATACATGGGCAAGTTTTACAACATACACTGTCTTGTTTATTGAACTTACAATAGACCTTGACATATCTGTGccattaaaataataatagttaGTTGTGCCATATGACCCATTGTTTATATAtccttctccataattacaagaactGAACATTATTGTCTGTTGAATGACTGGAAAACTGACTGTGACTGATTTGAATTGTTTATTGTCATGTTATGGTCATGTCTTCAAAGCCATTGTTTATGTAGCACAGGGAAGTACAGTTTCCCCACCGGGACTCCAACCTGGATCTTCTGCATACAAAACTGGAGCCccaaccactacaccaaagagccggaCTGATTGAAATAGTATTCAAAACATACCCACAACCCTAGTTAATGTCACATTTTCTATTGTATTTTGTctatttgaaaatgcaaaatacagtattttgataaATGATACAGTAACtgttaagattcaagattcaagattcaagatttgtttattacgtcttaggtttgaagcctataaagagtaaaaaattgttgtgtttttttttctcctcaaaaagattttaaaaaagagaggggcgggggtggaaaaagtgcaaagaaagtgccttgttgtcttcagcatgagttcagcaatctaactgcttggtgaaagaaactactttggagtctggtatgAGCTTTCAGGCTTCTATAGCGTTTACCAGATGTTATGTTACTAACCTCCAGTAGGGGCTTCTATACGGTTTACCAGATGTTATGTTACTAACCTCCAGTAGGGGCTGCTCCAGAGCTCTTCATGGCCTTCTGCAGCTTCTGGaagtaaaataaaacacaatcaagaTCAACActcaagacacatacacacacacacacacacagtacacacacacacacacacacacacacacacagtaaggcacccacaaccacacacgcacacacacacacacacacacacacacacacacacactgtaacgcaCCAAGAGGGGTGTGCGTCGTCCTTGAGGTGTTTTCTCATCGCTCTCAGCAACGTCCGTCAGCAGAGACATCCCCATTGGCACCTGCATCACACGAgccggccctacacacacacacacacacacacacaagcaaaggtNACATATACATACATCATTCCTCGGAGTCCAACAACACCCCCCGTCCCCATCCTGGAAATATCATAGAACTTTAGAAACCCTTTATTTTAAGGTTTACATGTAGGCCACTAGTACATACCtacttacctccgccaaggacgatatgttttcggtcacatgaGGTTNttctgtctgtttgtttgtatgtctgtgtgtgtgtttgcctgtcagcaggataactcgaaaAGTCATGAACGTCATGGAGAAAGTCATGAAGAAATgacggaacaagtgattaaaatttgacggtgatccggatcacaatccaGAACCAGATattttcttcaccattgcgggatagggtgaattttgacattggaccttctgacttcacaaacagaaggcagaaagacttgaaaaacaatagggtgtaacatagtcaaatgttctctcaaacagcttccttggcggaggtctgcactctctgagtgcatttctactaTCTGTTTAAGTCACTTATaagtagggctgggaaattaatgcattaatttagattaatttatca includes:
- the LOC134442483 gene encoding saxiphilin-like, whose product is MQVPMGMSLLTDVAESDEKTPQGRRTPLLKLQKAMKSSGAAPTGESPINPSCAVAAASVRVLGSYRPQCDAEGHYLPMQCWTATGYCWCVDAQGTEIAGTRQRFSKPTCQ